A region of Myxococcus stipitatus DSM 14675 DNA encodes the following proteins:
- a CDS encoding phosphodiester glycosidase family protein — translation MGNTVDTKKTVYVPPPAPKKTPDAPAPKKAPPKTSVDAFEAALPSKSTPEQAAWKAYDKHIKGGPPKASDYRNGPLFKEARKEYNDTKQRLGDAASKASVDRLRTEVAATPGSDKTFARLDNRGINVKVLDDKSYSALPGATKDGHVGPEGKPIYIPRSQATKENLLRLDEASANAQPLSLPLATETAKDGNKIANNIAGRLNGNPHAPVEFTDPSGIKVVALKNPQPSLVDPSPIESFTAEAQERGKEPGNDTIINMSFFDPGIGPKGHVVQNGKLIAGNDQPDKFFAAWTSAGIKFGEGDPPADAKLAFGGGVPLIIDKKRYGADNKNGLLADKDFEDLDKRPKSTGKTILAHDRDTGVTYAIVQGDSERGKSLSEIRDALDKLGVDDAVLFDGSDSSTLVRDGDIVVDPDGWKNAMMPYGLNLKVS, via the coding sequence ATGGGAAACACAGTTGACACGAAGAAGACGGTCTACGTTCCGCCACCTGCGCCCAAGAAGACTCCAGATGCGCCTGCCCCCAAGAAGGCCCCACCAAAGACCTCTGTGGACGCCTTCGAGGCAGCGCTACCTTCCAAGTCAACTCCCGAACAGGCCGCATGGAAGGCGTACGACAAGCACATCAAGGGTGGTCCTCCGAAGGCATCGGACTACCGCAACGGGCCTTTGTTCAAGGAGGCACGGAAGGAGTACAACGACACCAAGCAACGCCTCGGCGACGCAGCGAGCAAGGCGTCCGTCGACAGGCTCAGGACGGAAGTAGCGGCAACACCCGGTAGCGACAAGACATTCGCGCGTCTGGACAACCGAGGCATCAATGTGAAGGTGCTCGACGACAAGTCCTATTCCGCGCTACCCGGCGCAACCAAAGACGGGCATGTCGGGCCCGAGGGCAAGCCCATCTACATCCCGCGGTCCCAAGCAACGAAGGAGAACCTGCTCCGGTTGGACGAGGCCTCCGCGAACGCCCAACCACTCTCTTTGCCTTTGGCAACCGAGACCGCGAAGGATGGCAACAAGATTGCCAACAACATCGCAGGGCGTCTCAACGGGAACCCGCACGCGCCAGTGGAGTTCACGGATCCCAGCGGCATCAAGGTCGTGGCACTAAAGAACCCTCAGCCCTCTCTTGTTGATCCGAGTCCCATTGAGAGCTTTACGGCGGAGGCCCAAGAGCGAGGCAAGGAACCTGGAAACGACACCATCATCAACATGAGCTTCTTCGATCCAGGCATCGGCCCAAAGGGCCATGTTGTCCAGAACGGCAAGCTGATTGCCGGAAACGACCAGCCAGACAAGTTCTTCGCTGCGTGGACTTCTGCGGGCATCAAGTTCGGCGAAGGAGACCCACCTGCCGACGCCAAACTGGCTTTCGGAGGAGGCGTTCCTCTTATCATCGACAAGAAACGCTACGGTGCCGACAACAAGAACGGGCTGCTAGCCGACAAGGATTTTGAGGACCTCGACAAGCGTCCTAAGTCGACCGGCAAGACGATTCTTGCGCATGACCGCGACACTGGAGTGACTTACGCCATAGTCCAGGGGGACAGCGAAAGGGGGAAAAGCCTCTCCGAGATCCGCGATGCCCTCGACAAGCTCGGTGTCGACGATGCCGTACTGTTTGATGGCTCCGACTCCTCAACTCTCGTCCGAGACGGCGACATCGTCGTCGACCCTGATGGTTGGAAGAATGCGATGATGCCATACGGCCTGAATCTGAAAGTCTCGTGA
- a CDS encoding helix-turn-helix domain-containing protein: MPKPKPPYPPEFRARIVELAKAGRTSSLAEEFHVTDTTVRNWVRQSELDEGTRQDGLTSDGRDLNPQPLGSKPKGITAPG; encoded by the coding sequence ATGCCGAAACCGAAGCCCCCATACCCGCCGGAGTTCCGAGCGCGAATCGTCGAGCTGGCAAAGGCAGGACGGACGAGCAGCCTGGCCGAGGAGTTCCACGTCACTGACACGACGGTGCGCAACTGGGTACGCCAGAGCGAACTGGACGAGGGTACGCGACAGGATGGGCTGACGTCGGACGGGAGGGACTTGAACCCCCAACCCCTGGGTTCGAAGCCCAAAGGCATCACAGCTCCAGGATGA
- a CDS encoding flagellar hook-length control protein, protein MRSRINRRAALWAAAVLLAMTVPAPAEAQIWQPPFAIIYGEFHRGCLTNDSLEHVQTFNCGFAGIWEWMLDPVPGETADRKFIRHGDACVEAGETSVLLRKCNGSAWQQWIVQPNEPRYPGVGVKGVRFRSVRNQTACIDNYKSGKVRLWQCGNSYQQQWNISSAAFAHLVFPAPPELHMGMTWRTLRNLDSTVHVGMDTGTNQFQGDTRAREYHPILCINRGFQHPAPPEVPPGTPDGHGWSGGYVNITLPIRGNELKSRAIADSFCSSAFGAAWRMAEWRDGGAYSLWAYGTLPEGERFWVAINDQPANPWN, encoded by the coding sequence ATGAGGAGTCGAATCAACCGACGCGCTGCTCTGTGGGCTGCTGCCGTATTGCTAGCCATGACCGTGCCCGCACCCGCTGAAGCTCAGATTTGGCAGCCGCCCTTTGCGATAATCTATGGCGAGTTTCATAGAGGCTGTCTGACCAACGATTCGCTCGAACACGTCCAGACCTTCAACTGTGGCTTTGCTGGCATTTGGGAGTGGATGCTCGACCCAGTACCTGGAGAAACAGCAGACCGCAAGTTCATCAGGCACGGGGACGCGTGCGTCGAGGCGGGTGAAACATCGGTTCTCTTGCGTAAGTGCAACGGAAGTGCTTGGCAGCAATGGATAGTTCAACCCAACGAGCCTCGGTATCCTGGCGTCGGCGTCAAAGGAGTCCGATTCCGCAGCGTCCGAAACCAGACCGCATGCATTGACAACTACAAGTCTGGCAAGGTCAGACTCTGGCAATGCGGGAATTCATATCAGCAGCAGTGGAACATAAGCTCCGCAGCATTCGCGCATCTCGTGTTCCCAGCTCCTCCTGAACTCCACATGGGCATGACGTGGAGAACGCTCCGCAACCTCGATTCTACTGTCCACGTCGGCATGGACACGGGCACGAACCAATTCCAGGGCGACACGCGAGCAAGAGAGTACCACCCAATCCTTTGCATCAACCGGGGCTTTCAGCATCCGGCACCGCCAGAAGTCCCTCCGGGAACTCCTGATGGCCACGGATGGTCAGGGGGATACGTCAACATCACACTTCCCATTCGGGGTAACGAACTGAAAAGTAGAGCCATTGCCGACAGCTTCTGTTCGTCGGCGTTCGGCGCGGCGTGGCGGATGGCTGAATGGCGTGATGGCGGAGCCTACTCACTCTGGGCTTACGGCACCTTGCCAGAGGGCGAGCGGTTCTGGGTGGCAATCAACGACCAGCCCGCCAACCCATGGAACTGA
- a CDS encoding MaoC/PaaZ C-terminal domain-containing protein → MKKLVAAHKKVGKQRYRETHGLFFEDFEVGDVFEHRPGRTITDVDNMWQSLLSLNTHPLHIDAVYASKTEWKRPLVSSLVTLAIVGGMSLNSTSAKGVANLGWDRIRLTAPVFVGDTLYAESRILAKRRSRSRSKQGVVTVETKGLKADGTVVMTFERSFLVPLRRHGVDVDANY, encoded by the coding sequence ATGAAGAAGCTGGTGGCCGCACACAAGAAGGTCGGCAAGCAGCGCTACCGCGAGACGCACGGGTTGTTCTTCGAGGACTTCGAGGTGGGGGACGTCTTCGAGCACCGCCCCGGCCGCACCATCACCGACGTGGACAACATGTGGCAGTCCCTGCTGAGCCTGAACACGCATCCGCTCCACATCGATGCGGTCTACGCGAGCAAGACGGAGTGGAAGCGGCCGTTGGTCTCCAGCCTGGTGACGCTGGCCATCGTCGGGGGGATGAGTCTGAACAGCACCAGTGCGAAGGGGGTCGCGAACCTGGGGTGGGATCGCATCCGGTTGACGGCCCCGGTCTTCGTGGGGGACACCCTGTACGCGGAGAGCCGGATCCTGGCCAAGCGGCGGTCTCGCTCCCGCTCGAAACAGGGAGTGGTCACCGTGGAGACGAAGGGCCTCAAGGCGGATGGCACTGTCGTGATGACCTTCGAGCGCTCCTTCCTCGTGCCCTTGCGGCGGCATGGCGTGGACGTGGATGCGAACTACTGA
- a CDS encoding terminase small subunit, whose protein sequence is MARERPRNPDTEDTRTAPDEPAHALTAKQRAFVREYLKDFYAAQAAIRAGYSEATAESQGSRLLRNAKVLAAVEAGEAELEAAVKDEVVVEVAEVLRELRRLAFSDIGDAVGEGGAVLSLKDMPLVELRRVR, encoded by the coding sequence GTGGCACGAGAGCGCCCCAGGAATCCCGACACCGAGGACACCCGGACCGCCCCGGATGAGCCCGCGCACGCCCTGACGGCGAAGCAGCGGGCCTTCGTCCGGGAGTACCTGAAGGACTTCTACGCCGCCCAGGCCGCCATCCGCGCCGGGTACTCCGAGGCGACGGCGGAGTCTCAGGGCTCCCGCCTGTTGAGGAATGCCAAGGTTTTGGCGGCTGTGGAGGCTGGTGAGGCCGAGCTTGAAGCGGCGGTGAAGGACGAGGTCGTCGTCGAGGTGGCGGAGGTGCTGCGGGAGCTGCGGCGCCTGGCCTTCTCGGACATCGGTGACGCGGTGGGCGAGGGTGGCGCTGTCCTGTCGCTGAAGGACATGCCCCTCGTGGAGTTGCGTCGGGTTCGTTGA
- a CDS encoding IS3 family transposase, with protein sequence MSENQAEHAVSTMCRALGVTEAGYYAWKARPASKRAEEDAHLSVRIHAIHQMSDGTYGAPRVRAELVDTHGLQVGRRRVARLMREARLAGVCRRGHCVPTKRDDTAQPAADLVERRFEARGPNESWVADITYIPTWAGFHYLAVVIDVWSRGERAGRPLQPQLPVARRRSRTTDGSGSRSTE encoded by the coding sequence GTGAGCGAGAACCAGGCTGAGCATGCAGTGTCGACGATGTGCCGGGCGCTGGGCGTCACCGAGGCCGGCTACTACGCCTGGAAGGCAAGGCCCGCCTCGAAGCGGGCCGAGGAGGATGCCCACCTCTCCGTGCGCATCCACGCCATCCACCAGATGTCGGACGGCACCTATGGCGCACCCCGCGTCCGTGCGGAGTTGGTCGACACGCACGGCCTCCAGGTGGGACGGCGGCGCGTCGCCAGACTGATGAGAGAGGCCCGGTTGGCGGGAGTCTGTCGGAGGGGACACTGCGTGCCGACGAAGCGAGATGACACGGCACAACCTGCTGCGGACCTGGTGGAGCGCCGATTCGAGGCTCGAGGGCCCAACGAGTCATGGGTCGCCGACATCACCTACATCCCGACGTGGGCGGGCTTTCACTACCTGGCTGTCGTCATCGACGTGTGGAGTCGCGGCGAACGTGCTGGTCGGCCTCTTCAGCCTCAGCTCCCGGTGGCGCGGCGAAGGTCCCGCACCACCGACGGCTCCGGCTCGCGCAGCACGGAGTAG
- a CDS encoding NAD(P)H-quinone oxidoreductase, whose amino-acid sequence MRTTEVMRAVVVRTPGGPEALDLETLPRPVPGPRQLRVRVHASALNRTDMLQRAGGYVLPPDAASPLLGVEVAGVVEAVGEAVREWVPGQRVFGLVNGGGYAEACLMEEGMAVPIPEGWSFVEAAATPEAYCTAHESLLELGGLREGQSVLVHAGGSGIGTACIQVARAVGARVFFTVGSEEKHRRCLGLGAEAGVVRTQADFAAAVLEWTHGRGVDVIEDFVGGAALERNLRALCFGGSLLLVGLLDGLRGDADLKQVVLRRLQIKGMALRPLSLDEKVAVTKRFRERWLPELVAGRVRPVIDSTFPLERVRDAHRHMESNASFGKIILEL is encoded by the coding sequence ATGCGAACTACTGAAGTGATGAGGGCGGTGGTGGTGCGGACCCCGGGCGGTCCGGAGGCGCTGGACCTGGAGACCCTTCCGCGTCCCGTCCCGGGCCCTCGGCAGTTGAGGGTCCGGGTGCACGCCTCCGCTCTCAACCGGACGGATATGCTCCAGCGCGCGGGGGGCTATGTGCTGCCGCCCGATGCCGCGAGTCCCCTGCTGGGCGTGGAGGTCGCGGGCGTCGTGGAGGCGGTGGGGGAGGCCGTCCGGGAGTGGGTACCTGGGCAGCGCGTCTTTGGTCTGGTGAATGGTGGGGGCTACGCGGAGGCGTGCTTGATGGAGGAGGGGATGGCCGTCCCGATTCCGGAGGGTTGGTCGTTCGTGGAGGCCGCGGCGACGCCGGAGGCGTACTGCACGGCGCACGAGTCGCTGTTGGAGTTGGGCGGACTGCGCGAGGGGCAGTCCGTGCTCGTTCATGCGGGTGGGAGCGGTATCGGCACTGCGTGCATCCAGGTGGCGCGGGCGGTGGGGGCGCGTGTCTTCTTCACGGTGGGCAGTGAGGAGAAGCACCGACGCTGTCTGGGGTTGGGGGCGGAGGCGGGGGTGGTGCGGACGCAGGCGGACTTCGCGGCTGCCGTGCTCGAGTGGACTCACGGGCGAGGCGTGGATGTCATCGAGGACTTCGTGGGGGGCGCGGCGCTGGAGCGCAACCTGCGAGCCTTGTGCTTTGGCGGGAGCCTGTTGCTGGTGGGGTTGCTGGACGGGCTGCGCGGTGATGCGGACCTGAAGCAGGTCGTGCTGCGCCGGCTTCAAATCAAGGGCATGGCGCTGCGCCCGTTGTCCCTGGATGAGAAGGTGGCTGTCACGAAGCGCTTCCGGGAGCGGTGGCTGCCGGAGTTGGTCGCGGGCCGGGTGCGCCCTGTCATCGACTCCACGTTTCCGCTGGAGCGCGTGCGGGACGCACACCGGCATATGGAGTCGAATGCGAGCTTCGGAAAGATCATCCTGGAGCTGTGA
- a CDS encoding aminotransferase class I/II-fold pyridoxal phosphate-dependent enzyme, translating into MELKNRYRNTESMIGHGNPSFTAAKEAGLLDLSVHNTGRGTLALPDGREFINTCSCSYLGLDSHPDVLQGAIEILQRERTMCMSISRLRIRLADLDALEEELTHLWRAKTLVTNSASSASAGLLPLIASGHLLPDSQKPILVFDKSAHFSMNLIKPICADETHVITAPHNDLDFLEDLCRKHARVAYVADGFYSMGGVAIVKDLFALQDKYGLFLYFDDSHSLSLYGQTGEGFVRATMGGEVNSRTIIVGSLGKGFGTAGGAVMLGPEKHADLVGRFAGPLGWSQSLAIPAIGASVASARLHGTPELAARQKALRDNVRFFDERVPTRTTGEDFPIKIIDVGPEELAVERSRRLMERGFYASAVFFPIVPKGRAGLRVMLRSNISPEDLQRLCDAVMELAAPGT; encoded by the coding sequence ATGGAACTCAAGAATCGCTATCGCAACACCGAGTCGATGATTGGGCACGGCAACCCTTCCTTCACCGCCGCGAAGGAGGCGGGGCTGCTGGACCTGTCCGTGCACAACACCGGGCGAGGCACGCTGGCGCTCCCGGACGGACGCGAGTTCATCAACACCTGTTCGTGCTCGTACCTGGGGCTGGACTCGCATCCCGACGTCCTCCAGGGCGCCATCGAGATCCTCCAGCGCGAGCGGACGATGTGCATGTCCATCTCCCGATTGCGCATACGGCTGGCGGACCTGGATGCGCTGGAGGAGGAGCTGACGCACCTCTGGCGCGCGAAGACGCTCGTCACGAACTCCGCCAGCTCCGCCAGCGCGGGACTGCTCCCCCTCATCGCCTCGGGACACCTGCTGCCGGACTCCCAGAAACCCATCCTGGTCTTCGACAAGTCGGCGCACTTCTCGATGAACCTCATCAAGCCCATCTGCGCGGATGAGACGCATGTCATCACCGCTCCGCACAACGACTTGGACTTCCTGGAGGACCTCTGCCGCAAGCACGCGCGCGTGGCCTACGTCGCGGACGGCTTCTACTCGATGGGCGGAGTGGCCATCGTGAAGGACCTGTTCGCCCTCCAGGACAAGTACGGGCTGTTCCTCTACTTCGACGACTCGCACTCGCTCTCCCTCTACGGCCAGACGGGCGAGGGCTTCGTGCGGGCGACGATGGGGGGCGAGGTCAACTCGCGCACCATCATCGTGGGCTCGCTGGGCAAGGGCTTCGGCACCGCGGGCGGCGCCGTCATGCTGGGGCCGGAGAAGCACGCGGACCTGGTGGGACGCTTCGCGGGGCCGCTGGGCTGGTCCCAGAGCCTGGCCATCCCGGCCATCGGCGCGAGTGTCGCCTCCGCGCGACTCCACGGCACCCCGGAGCTGGCCGCGCGGCAGAAGGCGCTGCGCGACAACGTCCGCTTCTTCGATGAGCGGGTCCCCACGCGGACGACGGGCGAGGACTTCCCCATCAAGATCATCGACGTGGGGCCGGAGGAGCTGGCCGTGGAGCGCTCGCGGCGGTTGATGGAACGGGGCTTCTACGCGTCGGCGGTGTTCTTCCCCATCGTCCCGAAGGGGCGCGCGGGGCTGCGCGTCATGCTGCGCTCCAACATCTCTCCCGAAGACCTCCAGCGGCTGTGCGACGCCGTCATGGAGCTGGCTGCACCCGGCACATGA
- a CDS encoding aldolase/citrate lyase family protein, protein MTMPLQCRSFLVTPAIDPLRFEKAMEVGADIGLLDLEDGVPESLKSAARRLALEYLSSDHPRGPMCLRINSLRTEAGLRDVLALLDSDVRLDALLLPKAESPSELQQLDALLGDRFPELALLAIIETARGVEAVDAIAMSTPRLRGLVFGAADLSAQLGVPLAWEPLLYARSRIAMAAAIAGVSAIDSPFFDLADLGELEDETRRVCALGFTGKIVIHPKQVGIVHSALRPTAQMVAHARRVLAQAGDGKGGIHVVGGNMVGPPLVTVARRVLASIPIDEALAPVQLRVGSRSGDS, encoded by the coding sequence ATGACCATGCCCTTGCAGTGCAGGTCCTTCCTGGTGACCCCCGCCATCGACCCCTTGCGATTCGAGAAGGCGATGGAGGTTGGAGCGGACATCGGACTGTTGGACCTGGAGGATGGCGTCCCGGAGTCGCTCAAGTCCGCGGCGCGCCGACTGGCCCTCGAGTACCTCTCCTCGGACCACCCGCGCGGCCCCATGTGCCTGCGCATCAACAGCCTGAGGACGGAGGCGGGCCTGCGCGACGTGCTCGCGCTGCTCGACTCCGATGTGCGGCTGGATGCCTTGTTGTTGCCCAAGGCGGAGTCTCCCTCGGAGCTCCAGCAACTGGACGCGCTGCTGGGGGACCGCTTCCCGGAGCTGGCGCTGCTCGCCATCATCGAGACGGCGCGCGGCGTGGAGGCGGTGGACGCCATCGCCATGTCCACGCCGCGCTTGCGAGGACTCGTCTTCGGCGCCGCGGACCTGTCCGCGCAGCTGGGCGTGCCGCTGGCGTGGGAGCCGCTGCTCTATGCGCGCTCGCGCATCGCCATGGCGGCGGCCATCGCGGGGGTGAGCGCCATCGACTCGCCGTTCTTCGACCTGGCGGACCTGGGGGAGCTGGAGGACGAGACGCGCCGCGTCTGTGCGCTGGGCTTCACCGGGAAGATCGTCATCCACCCGAAGCAGGTGGGCATCGTCCACTCGGCGCTGCGGCCCACCGCGCAGATGGTGGCCCATGCGCGCCGTGTCCTCGCGCAGGCGGGAGACGGAAAAGGTGGCATCCATGTCGTGGGTGGGAACATGGTCGGCCCTCCGCTGGTGACCGTGGCCAGGCGCGTGTTGGCGAGCATTCCCATCGACGAGGCCCTGGCGCCCGTCCAGCTCCGGGTGGGTTCCAGGAGTGGAGACTCATGA
- a CDS encoding IS3 family transposase — MPKPKPPYPPEFRARIVELAKAGRTSSLAEEFHVTDTTVRNWVRQSELDEGTRQDGLTSDEKQELARLRREVKVLREERDILSKAAAWFAQEGVGTPKKRSDS, encoded by the coding sequence ATGCCGAAACCGAAGCCCCCATACCCGCCGGAGTTCCGAGCGCGAATCGTCGAGCTGGCAAAGGCAGGACGGACGAGCAGCCTGGCCGAGGAGTTCCACGTCACTGACACGACGGTGCGCAACTGGGTACGCCAGAGCGAACTGGACGAGGGTACGCGACAGGATGGGCTGACGTCGGACGAGAAGCAGGAACTGGCCCGCTTGCGGCGCGAGGTGAAGGTGCTGCGCGAGGAGCGAGACATCCTCTCAAAAGCCGCGGCCTGGTTCGCACAGGAAGGCGTCGGGACGCCCAAGAAGCGTTCCGATTCGTGA